The nucleotide sequence GTCTCGCAAAGGCTACATTGGCTTAGAGGCTAAATTGGTAAGCTACCATGCATTACACTTGGCATTTTCAAGCaagtatttaatattatgtaACTGATCATTTTTGGAATTGTAGAGGGAGAAAAAATTAATTGCTGAAAATGAGGAAGTTGATAGATCGTTGCTTTGGCGTAAAGCTCGTGAGGACAAATCTGGCAACATTACAAATACGGAGATAGCAGAAGTTGCTGAAAAAATTGTAAATGTTTATTTTTATCTAATTTTCATATTGTCTAGCTAAATAATATTGAAATTTTTGGATTAATTTGTTACATCCCTAATTGTAGGATGACTTATTGGAAAAGAAGGTGAAAGGAGAGTTCAAACCTTTTGGGATGAACGATGTATTAACCACTGCATTAGGAAATCAGGAACACTATGAACGAGTTAGAGGTGTGGGAGGATGCGTAAAACCCCAACTCTACTTTAAAACTGCAAGAAAGAATAGGGAATCAGTCCTAAAGGATTCGATCGATAACTTCAAAGAACAATCGGAGGAGAATAAGAGCTTGAAGGTTGAAGTAGAGAGATTGAAGGCTCAACTTGCTAAGGTCATTAATAATCAAACTTGTGAGGTTGTGATATCGAATAAGTCCTCAAACATGAACGACCCAAATTGGAGAGATGATGTGGAGGTTTATGAATGTGGCACTTCAAACTTGGAGGTAAATCTTGGTTACCCTCCTCATTAAGTTTGATTTGTTTCGTGTATTGATTTTCGATTTAGAATTTAGCCAATGGAATCGTCTATGCTCAACCGAACAACCATATGAATTTCTAAGGGGGATCGGGAAGGGTTGCGGACTAACAAATTAAGGGGCCGGAGTCTTTTAGTCACTATAGACCGTAAAAGAGAGTACTTTACTCTTAGCTAGTGAATGCGATGGCCAACCGATCAACGGGCCGGGAAGAAGTTACCATTAAACATTTTGAACATACACACTACTCAAGCAAGACAACTCTTCTAcatcaaaccaaaagaaaaggaaaaaaacaagAAGCAAAAAATAGTGAAGAAAACTTAAATGTAAACAATTAAGTCACATCACATCACTGTTAATTTATAGTCGACAACCGAGTGATTAGAGAGAGATAAATTACGGAGTTAACTTATATCCGACTGCTAAATATCTAGAGGATGAAAGGAATTTTTTTTCCATGAGAATATATATGTTCGTCGAGAATTGATCTTTTATCATATTATGACAAACTATCATTCTCAAGCCAACCAGACATccgtataagaaaaaaaaatcctagcTAATAAGGatcctaattaaataaaatatttacaatttttcaaataaagtgtTTATAAGAGCATCCATAGTAGTTGAAATTTTAGGAGAGCTTTTTCGTTAGCACATTTGTTTCacgttaaaagtaaaaaaaaatttcatacaTCTCACAATTATCAAAGACCCTCTCaacaattttttttcataaatttcacacttttcattatatatatgatccggtgataagggtcCACCCCTCAGAGGGGCATGGCCATGGTAGAAGTCAAGGTCTAGGCGGTCAATGTCCATGTGTCGCTGGCCGGTTGGACAACTCACTCGCCCGACCGGGATAAAGAAGTACCGATCAGATATCACCATAGCTCGGCTAGACACCGAGCTTTCGACGCTCAAAACAAGACATACGCCGAGCGGTCAGCTCGCTCGGACTTACATTTAACCCCGGAACTGGTGAAAAGGGATCGCAGCACAATGAAACTCGGACAGTGGAATGATTGGCCGAGCGGCCACTTTGCTCGGCCAAAGGGCTAGACCACCCGAACGGCTAAGGGCTGGCCGAGCGGCTGTCCCGATCGACCCACTAATAGACAAAAGGAGGATTAGTCGACATCCTTGTAGGAATTCGTGCCATCGACAAACGACATGGTTGACGGCATGGACgggcagaggatcgtacgacagaagcttccactgtcatgtcagagatatgcttgggTCATTGAAATATGGTGTCAGGGACGCTTTCTTGGCATGTTTTTTCAGGGTAAACTTTGAGAAGCGTGCGCACCTCGAGGAGCATTCACGCGAGCCTTCGTAGCCCTATATAAAGCGCCCCAAGCTTCAATGGAGGTATGCACATTTTTACTGTAGCTACTGTTACTCTACTTCTCTGCTTCCTCGCTTATACAccgccggagactgacttgagtgtcggagggtcatcgctggggaacccctccctgacTTGGCACTGACGTTGCTATGGTTGCAGGTCTCTCTGACTCGGAGCCCACCAACAATCAACAGGAGCGCTACGTCCCCCAGCATCCAtagcctcgactctcggacaggatcaatatattcCTTATCTTTTCTTCATATTTCACcatttatataattaaatttttataaaatattaattaaaaatattttaatattatatatattgctTATCTCATATGGgtatgttctttttttttttaacaaatataaaaaattaaaattaatataaaaataaaaaaagatggTGTGTCATGATACAAActatattaaaatataattattgaTTACCTACCCACAATTCTCTATTCATACAAATGTGGGCTATACCATATATATAAATTCTCAATGAATCCGTCCAATTACCCATTGGATTCCATCTCGAACTCATGTGGCATAAAAAGTGATTCACTCGTCCTCAACACCTCCTCTAATTCGTCCCTAAATTAATACGGAAAAGATAGATCATGAGTGACTATTAGCCATTAAAACAGACGGCAAGGCATGGGACAACACTTTCAAATAAGTCCATTAGCTAGTATCTATTATTAATATGTCTCAAATTAAACcacaattaataaaaatataaaataattattttttttatcaaattttaattttgttttaactaGTCCAAAATATATGAATTTCAACATGAGCTAACCGTTCACATGGACGGTCGGCCCGCAAATAATTGACTAATATGACATATTCAATAGAGCTATTGGTATTAAGATGATTAATCAAGCTGGGTAACATTGAGTCTAGATGATTGATTCGGTCCCATAAAATTTTTTCACCTGCCGTAAGAATGAATAAATAAGGAGAGTATTTGGTATTAAGAGCGGTACAAAGAAGGCATTGATTGGAGATGCTGACATCATCTATTGGACTCTTATAACATGCTCTAACTTATAGTTTAAATTTATCTAATCGATTTaggtatgaaaaaaaaatatattggctcaacattttttttttcggatatttatataatcaagagaaatagacgaacacataggaattAATTTCATCTCATTCCGAACTCTGTAGGTCCATTAACCGGCTtcggataatttttatttttatttaaattttttaaaaaattgcaaATTTGCATTGGATCCTCGCTTTAGATTCGTTGCAAATGggctactttaaaaaaaaaaaaactcaaaaattcTCCGAAGTCAATTAATTGACCTAAAGAGTTCGGaatgagatgaaattagtttTGATATATTCATATCATTATCCTGATTGTATAGAtatcctcaaaaaaaaaaattgacctaatatatttttttcaatgattttttCAATACTAATGTATCTGAAAAatataattcatatttaaaaaaatcaccaataaaaatatattgagtcaaattgatgtttgaacgGATAGATATAATAAGgagaaatatataaatatataggaattggTTTAACCTCATTCCAAGCTCTCTCGATCAATTAACCGACTTCAagctatttttcttaaaattaaaactttgcaATGAATCTATTTATTCGTTGCAAATTCATGATGAATCCCTGTTTCATCTTAACTTCTTAATAATAATTCATGTAATAATATTTGCCACGAATTCAATATTGTTGTAAAATCTATGATAAATTctagattcgttgcaaattttacGACGAATTTTAGATTCATTGCAAAATCTGCGACGAATTCCGTGTTCATTGCAAAATCGATGAAAAAATTACAACGAATGATTTATTCATCCCTGATTTTAcaacaaatatttattttgaattgcAACAAATTTAGTAATGAAATATTTTCCATTGTTGCTGATTGGCCATGAAATATTTACGTTGCTAAATTAGTTACTAAGTAGTaacaatttatgtttttattacAAAACTCGTCGGCCTTAAATGATTGGGTTTTTTAGTGCGAAGTGCCTATGGGATGAAAGTTTTTTTCCAGAGATAAGTattagtttttttgtttttttatttttttatttttgaaaaacgaAACGTAATCGTAACACTTGTGAATTGGGGGATTTATGGTTGAGAATAAGACTTGTCAAACTGAGTCAAAAACAACTTCATTACATGCATgcatatatataaaaacaaataTTATTCGACCAATTAAAACAGCGTGCAATAGAGCTCACAGCGGTTCCAAAGGAGAGCTTGGCCTTGCGGCCATTGAGCAGGAGTTGCCAGAGCATCTAATAGgacaatgatatatatatattcaatcatAAAAAGTAGcacaatgatatatatatatattcaatcatAAAAAGTTGAATAGTCTAAAGAAAGCAAAACAATAATTTTCCTTAAAATATGTACAAGAAATAACGGGCAGGAGAtttatctgattttttttttctacgaCAAATAGGATAGAGAAAGAACTCGTGGAAACGAGGATATTCGAGGAATCTTCATAAATTCCAAGAATGATTGTTCGGGCTCTGGTGTTGAATAAGATTCATTGTAGGATCCAGCACCAGCTTGTGCATCGTCAACACTGCCATCCTGATCATTCAGTTGGGCATTTAGCCTCATACCGGCCACTGTATCTTGCTGGAGCAGGCAGCAACGAGAATTTACCTTCGGGATGTTGGATTGTTCATCAGAAGCAGCAGAAGGAGGCTGGAAATCAAAGTCAAGGAGTTGTGATATAAAGTCTTCGTCGAATAGAGCGTCGCAAGGCAATGATGTGTTTCCTGAAGCCAGCTCCTCAACTTTAGTCGTAGATAAAGTTTAGTCCCAACAGTTTCTGGATAGATGAATTATTGAAAGGTGATACAGTTGGAGCTAATATTATTACCTGAGCATGGTGAAGGAGTGCATTGTGAATCAAAAGCTGGTGTCCTCCAGAAAAAATCTTGTGTTTCCGTCTTATTG is from Zingiber officinale cultivar Zhangliang chromosome 7B, Zo_v1.1, whole genome shotgun sequence and encodes:
- the LOC122007345 gene encoding uncharacterized protein LOC122007345 isoform X2, which codes for MGKKAKIDYDDMGRSLYNTNGKALQSYIGSVARTMVPININSWPSVPENIKQKLWEEISNVFELAPQSESAVMNSASQKWRDFKNKLTSRFVWPNKGNPEKLSSPPSQYQIPKAVWKAFVDERLHPSWEVIHEKQKERMMHYKYHHRLSRKGYIGLEAKLREKKLIAENEEVDRSLLWRKAREDKSGNITNTEIAEVAEKIDDLLEKKVKGEFKPFGMNDVLTTALGNQEHYERVRGVGGCVKPQLYFKTARKNRESVLKDSIDNFKEQSEENKSLKVEVERLKAQLAKVINNQTCEVVISNKSSNMNDPNWRDDVEVYECGTSNLEVNLGYPPH